In one window of Oryza sativa Japonica Group chromosome 9, ASM3414082v1 DNA:
- the LOC4347672 gene encoding protein STAY-GREEN, chloroplastic → MAAATSTMSLLPPITQQQRWHAADSLVVLASRCHNSRRRRRCRYVVPRARLFGPAIFEASKLKVLFLGVDEEKHQHPGKLPRTYTLTHSDVTARLTLAVSHTINRAQLQGWYNKLQRDEVVAEWKKVQGHMSLHVHCHISGGHVLLDLIAGLRYYIFRKELPVVLKAFVHGDGNLFSRHPELEEATVWVYFHSNLPRFNRVECWGPLRDAGAPPEEDDAVAAAAAEEAAAEQMPAAGEWPRRCPGQCDCCFPPYSLIPWPHQHDVAAADGQPQQ, encoded by the exons ATGGCTGCTGCTACTTCGACCATGTCCCTGCTTCCTCCCATCACCCAGCAGCAGCGGTGGCACGCCGCCGActccctcgtcgtcctcgcctcccGCTGCCACaactctcgccgccgccgccgctgccgctacgTCGTGCCG AGGGCGAGGCTGTTCGGGCCGGCGATCTTCGAGGCGTCGAAGCTGAAGGTGCTGTTCCTGGGGGTGGACGAGGAGAAGCACCAGCACCCGGGGAAGCTGCCGCGGACGTACACGCTGACGCACAGCGACGTGACGGCGAGGCTGACGCTGGCGGTGTCGCACACCATCAACCGGGCGCAGCTGCAGGGGTGGTACAACAAGCTGCAGCGGGACGAGGTGGTGGCGGAGTGGAAGAAGGTGCAGGGCCACATGTCGCTGCACGTCCACTGCCACATCTCCGGCGGCCACGTCCTCCTCGACCTCATCGCCGGCCTCCGCTACTACATCTTCCGCAAGGAGCTCCCCGTG GTTCTGAAGGCGTTcgtccacggcgacggcaacctgTTCAGCCGGCACCCGGAGCTGGAGGAGGCCACGGTGTGGGTCTACTTCCACTCCAACCTCCCACGCTTCAACCGCGTCGAGTGCTGGGGCCCGCTCCGCGACGCCGGAGCGCcgcccgaggaagacgacgccgtcgccgccgcggcggccgaggaggcggcggcggagcagatgCCCGCGGCCGGCGAGTGGCCGCGGCGGTGCCCGGGGCAGTGCGACTGCTGCTTCCCGCCATACAGCCTCATCCCCTGGCCGCACCAgcacgacgtcgccgccgccgacggccagCCGCAGCagtga
- the LOC4347673 gene encoding NDR1/HIN1-like protein 26, whose amino-acid sequence MDVSRKARFCEAHHRARRFRHLATAALAVAALAAAAAAALVLYLVYRPVMPQASVPRAAVYRLALANASSSAHALAASVQFTLVLHNPSDRASLLYDGLVAYASYRGEPVMPPAPLPPVAQDRGADVAMSPLLGGAAVPVSPDAARALAADCAARRVQLRLVVMGRVKYRSGPFRSGWRDLYVRCNVVVGLSTEAAVAGGGGGGDVPLLEYPRCAVDA is encoded by the coding sequence ATGGACGTCTCCAGGAAGGCGCGGTTCTGCGAGGCCCACCACCGGGCTCGCCGCTTCCGCCACCTCGCCACGGCGGCCCTCGCCgtggccgcgctcgccgccgccgccgccgccgcgctcgtgcTGTACCTCGTCTACCGCCCCGTGATGCCGCAGGCGTccgtgccgcgcgccgccgtgtaccgcctcgccctcgccaacgcctcctcctccgcgcacGCGCTCGCCGCGAGCGTGCAGTTCACGCTGGTGCTCCACAACCCCAGCGACAGGGCGTCGCTGCTCTACGACGGCCTCGTCGCCTACGCGTCGTACCGCGGGGAGCCGGtcatgccgccggcgccgctcccgcCCGTGGCGCAGGACCGCGGCGCGGACGTGGCGATGTCGCCGCTGCTCGGCGGTGCGGCCGTGCCGGTGTCGCCCGACGCGGCGCGCGCGCTGGCGGCGgactgcgcggcgcggcgggtgCAGCTCCGGCTCGTCGTCATGGGCAGGGTCAAGTACAGGAGCGGGCCGTTCAGGAGCGGGTGGCGCGACCTGTACGTGCGGTGCAACGTCGTCGTCGGGCTGAGCACGGAggccgcggtggccggcggcggcggcggcggcgacgtgccgCTTCTCGAGTACCCCCGGTGCGCCGTGGATGCTTGA